GAGATGGCCTTCCTCAGGGAGTACGTCAAATTCGGCTCTCTCGACCTCATCCATCAAGAGCCTGATGAGGTGGAGGAGGCGTGACGGGCCGCACGGGCTGGTCGTATGGCGGAAGCGACGACTCTTCGGCGTTCGGCCGAAAGTATTCGTTTTCCAAGTGTTCCCATACGCAATCAGCCAGAGACGAAAGGCTTTCCTGCCGCCGATAAGAGACCGCCGATGGCTAAGAGTCTGAGCCATTACCTCTGCCAGAGCTGCGGTTATCAGACCGCTCGATGGATGGGTCGCTGCCCCGACTGCGGAGAGTGGGGAAGCCTGCTGGAGGAGCGCGCCACGACCGAGCGGCATCGCGGCCATCGCAACGCCGCGCCCTCGGTTCCACGCCTTGCGACACCGATCACCGCCGTGGATATCAGGGCACTCCACCGAGTGAGCACCGGTCTGGCAGAACTGGATCGGGTGCTGGGGGGTGGGATCGTTCCTGGTTCGTTCGTACTCTTGAGCGGTGATCCGGGGATCGGGAAGTCGACCCTGCTCCTTCAGGCATCAATGCAGATCGCGAAGGAAGAAGGGCTGGTGCTGTATGTCTCTGGCGAGGAATCGCTCCAACAGACCCGATCCAGGGCGAATAGATTAGGCCCGCTCTCCGATCGCCTCCTGCTCCTCGCTGAGACCTCCCTCCAGACGATTCTGGATCAGACCGACCGAATCCGACCAACCATTCTGGTGATCGATTCCATCCAGACCATTGCCTCGGAAGAATTAGAATCCCCCCCAGGCAGTTTCAGCCAGGTTCGCGAAGCTGCCGTTCGGCTGATGGCGCTGGCCAAGGAGCAGGGGATCAGTACCATTATCATCGGTCATATCACGAAGGAAGGGGCCATCGCCGGTCCGAAGGCAATGGAGCACCTGGTAGATGCGGTGGTGTTCATGGAAGGGGAGGGGCATCAGATCCATCGTCTGCTACGAGTCGTGAAGAATCGTTTTGGCCCAACCCCAGAGGTTGGCGTGCTCGAGATGACGGCAGCCGGACTGCAAGAGCTTGCAAACCCGTCGGCAGTCTTCCTCTCTCAGCGTCCCTCTGGGGCGCCCGGCTCGGTTGTCATTCCGACCATGGAGGGAAGCCGACCTCTTCTCGTGGAGCTACAGGCGTTGGTGGCGGTACCGAGCGCCCCAATTCCCAGACGAGTGTTCAATGGAGTGGACAGCAACCGAGGCGTCCTGCTGCTGGCTGTGCTGGAAAAGCGGCTCGGCCTGCCGCTCAGCGCATGCGATGTTTACGTCAATGTCGTCGGGGGTGTCAGGGTGGGAGAGACCGCTGCCGATCTTGGCGTCGCCGCAGCGGTCCTCTCGAGCGCCAGGAACCTTCTTCTCGATCCTGGGCTCTGCGTGTTCGGCGAGATCGGTCTGGCAGGCGAGGTGCGAGCGGTGCCGATGGCGGAGCGACGGCTTGAGGAGGCCGCCCGCCTGGGGTTGTCCCATTGTCTGATGCCCAGACACAACCTCAATCGGACCCAGCCCGACTTTTCCTCTTTACGGGTGAGTGGACTACACACCCTGGAGGAGTTGACGGAGAAGCTGGAGACACGGTAGGCAGCAGAATCTTTTGACTAGCCAGAGAATCACTGCTATAATTCATAGTTAATAATGTATCGCACTGGGACAAAAGTGGTCTACCCCACCCATGGAGTCGGGTGGATTGAAGCCATCGAAAAAAAAGAGGTTGCAGGTGGACTGCAGCCTTTCTACGTCGTTCGTATCATCGGGAACGGAATGACTATTCTGGTTCCCACCAAGAACGCCCAACGGGTCGGTCTTCGAGAGGTCATTGAACCATCGGAAATCCCAAAGGTTCTTGCCATTTTGAAGAAGAATGACCTGGAAATCAGTTCGAATTGGAACCGCCGGTTTAAGGATAACTTGGAGCGGATCAGGACAGGATCGCTCTTTGAGGTTGCGCTGGTCCTCCGAAAGTTGGTTGTACTTCAGAAGGAACGGAGCTTGTCGTTCGGCGAGAAGACGATGCTGGAGAATGTCAGAAGGTTGATCGTCAGTGAGATTTCGCATGCCTCCGGGATTGACCAGGAGAGAGCAAGTGCGCTCGTTGAACAGGCGGTGGATCACCACAGATGATGGCCCCGTGAGGCCATCGAAGCTTATGAGAGGGGGTGATCGATTTGAATAACTATCGGGTTGGTCTCCCGATGA
This Candidatus Methylomirabilis sp. DNA region includes the following protein-coding sequences:
- the radA gene encoding DNA repair protein RadA, with amino-acid sequence MAKSLSHYLCQSCGYQTARWMGRCPDCGEWGSLLEERATTERHRGHRNAAPSVPRLATPITAVDIRALHRVSTGLAELDRVLGGGIVPGSFVLLSGDPGIGKSTLLLQASMQIAKEEGLVLYVSGEESLQQTRSRANRLGPLSDRLLLLAETSLQTILDQTDRIRPTILVIDSIQTIASEELESPPGSFSQVREAAVRLMALAKEQGISTIIIGHITKEGAIAGPKAMEHLVDAVVFMEGEGHQIHRLLRVVKNRFGPTPEVGVLEMTAAGLQELANPSAVFLSQRPSGAPGSVVIPTMEGSRPLLVELQALVAVPSAPIPRRVFNGVDSNRGVLLLAVLEKRLGLPLSACDVYVNVVGGVRVGETAADLGVAAAVLSSARNLLLDPGLCVFGEIGLAGEVRAVPMAERRLEEAARLGLSHCLMPRHNLNRTQPDFSSLRVSGLHTLEELTEKLETR
- a CDS encoding CarD family transcriptional regulator, whose translation is MYRTGTKVVYPTHGVGWIEAIEKKEVAGGLQPFYVVRIIGNGMTILVPTKNAQRVGLREVIEPSEIPKVLAILKKNDLEISSNWNRRFKDNLERIRTGSLFEVALVLRKLVVLQKERSLSFGEKTMLENVRRLIVSEISHASGIDQERASALVEQAVDHHR